The DNA segment AATTTCTATATACATCTATAAATTTCTACACTTTCAGTGATTAGTTTCTAATACCTACTACCACCGCCACGGCAGATATAGCAGTTCCTCAACAAAGTTTTCCTCGCTTACAGCATAGGTTTCTACTGGGTTATAAGCGTTGGCTGTATAAAGATAAGAAGCTCTGTATCTTCCTTTTCTGTCCTTTGTTCCATAAAGAGCCATCTAAAGAAGGGAATTCTCATAAGACCCGGAATGCCTCTTTCTGTGTTTCTATCCACAGCCCTTACCAAACCTCCAAGCACCACAAGGTCTCCATCTCTTACTATAACCTTTGTGTCCGCCCTTTGGCTTTGGACTGTGGGAATGTCAAAGATAGTGCCTGTCTCAGCGACAAACCTTTCAAGATTTGTTATATCTGATTTTGTTATGGTGATATCCAGCATAAGATTGCCTCCTGGGAGAAGGACAGGCGTGACGGTGAGGTTTAGGGGTATTAGCTTGTAATCTACGCTGACCGTTGTAGTTCCTCCGGGGACAACGGTGACTGTTCTTATTGGATACTCAAGCACGCTCTGTATGGTAGCTGGCTCACCATTAAGTGTAAGAATAACCGGTTTGGCAAGAGTTCTTGCCTTTTGCACCTGCTCAAAGGCAGAGAGCCTTAGGTTAAGAGCATTTAACACACCCCTCTGGAAGGTAAAGGCGAGTATACCACCGGGTGTTGCAGAAAGTCCAGGGCTAAGCGACGGAGAAGCGTTTATTCCAAGATTAGAACCCACTCCACCGCTCCAAAATTGAGGCACCCTTGCTTGAGAAAGAAGAGCATTCCAATTTATTCCAAGCTCCCTAACCGCACTGGAAGAAAGCTCCACAATCCTTGCCTCTATCTTTATCTGAATGGGTTGCTCTGATACTATATCCTTGTATCTTTCCATTATTCTATATACCACGTCCGCATAGTCCCTAATCACGACCGCATTCTGGAATACCACCCTTGCGGATTTTTCCTTTCTAAACTCTGGACCGAGTATACCTCCCCTTGCTATAGGAAAGCCTGACACACTAACGCTGTCTCCTCTCTGACCTATGGGAGCTTGAAGAATCCTCTGAAGCTCTTGTTGTCTTTGCTGAAGTCTTTGTAGCTCTTGCTGTAGCAGTGTTCTCTCTTCGGGCGATGCATCCCTAAGTCTTTCTGCAATTGCCTGAGCCCTTTGCTGGAGGTCTCTGAGTTCCCTCTCTTCTGCCAC comes from the Aquificaceae bacterium genome and includes:
- a CDS encoding pilus assembly protein — protein: MRKVLGFIVILLFVGFSYSQTIREMRFENVRLETVLKALAEVSGMSVIFDPAVSQELQKTVSVAIYRPVPVGEAMNIILKTHNLIAVPVDTRVFRITKSGDLTFDVARYTEAQIKELVDLLKARVSPSAEIVVDRKLKKVFVRDELSRIEQLRRLQRDIERASLQAEEREEYITKVFYIRRDISYKDIAKALQELNIKDMTITESPEFNALIISANRRDLERIEKALEKYIRNTTTEKPILTKALYVKYVPAEEFKRMIQPMLSEIGEVYVLGTGIATTVAEERELRDLQQRAQAIAERLRDASPEERTLLQQELQRLQQRQQELQRILQAPIGQRGDSVSVSGFPIARGGILGPEFRKEKSARVVFQNAVVIRDYADVVYRIMERYKDIVSEQPIQIKIEARIVELSSSAVRELGINWNALLSQARVPQFWSGGVGSNLGINASPSLSPGLSATPGGILAFTFQRGVLNALNLRLSAFEQVQKARTLAKPVILTLNGEPATIQSVLEYPIRTVTVVPGGTTTVSVDYKLIPLNLTVTPVLLPGGNLMLDITITKSDITNLERFVAETGTIFDIPTVQSQRADTKVIVRDGDLVVLGGLVRAVDRNTERGIPGLMRIPFFRWLFMEQRTEKEDTELLIFIQPTLITQ